A window of Microbacterium luteolum contains these coding sequences:
- a CDS encoding GlcG/HbpS family heme-binding protein: MSTHRQIAAINYETAVRAVAIAMEVGESHGVKTVVAVADPSMTLIAYGMTDGATPHSAETSRRKAATSASTRRRTGMIPEALSITLPLATGGTLTTVDGGVPIFFGDVHVGGLGVAGGTPVQDAEIALETLQRLGARREGMPA, encoded by the coding sequence GTGTCTACCCACCGCCAGATCGCCGCGATCAACTACGAGACGGCCGTCCGCGCCGTCGCCATCGCGATGGAGGTGGGAGAGAGCCACGGCGTCAAGACCGTCGTCGCCGTCGCCGATCCTTCGATGACGCTCATCGCCTACGGCATGACCGATGGAGCCACCCCGCACAGCGCCGAGACCAGCCGCCGCAAGGCCGCGACCTCGGCATCCACTCGTCGTCGCACCGGGATGATCCCGGAAGCGCTCAGCATCACCCTGCCGCTCGCCACCGGCGGCACCCTCACGACCGTCGACGGCGGCGTGCCGATCTTCTTCGGCGACGTGCACGTCGGCGGGCTGGGTGTGGCCGGAGGAACGCCCGTGCAGGATGCGGAGATCGCCCTCGAGACACTGCAGCGCCTCGGCGCCCGAAGAGAAGGAATGCCCGCATGA
- the pyrE gene encoding orotate phosphoribosyltransferase, whose amino-acid sequence MTALDADRQTLLDLIKDEAVFHGDFTLSSGKKATYYVDMRKLTLDHRAAPAIGRIMLDLIGDLDIVAVGGLTLGADPIANSVLHASVAADRPLDAFVVRKEPKDHGRGRQIEGADVKGKRVVVLEDTSTTGQSALKAVEALRREGAEIVAVAVIVDRKTGAQAAIEAEGLEWRAAFDLDDLGLDPQ is encoded by the coding sequence GTGACCGCACTCGACGCAGACCGCCAGACGCTTCTCGACCTGATCAAGGACGAGGCGGTGTTCCACGGCGACTTCACCCTCTCCAGCGGCAAGAAGGCGACGTACTACGTCGACATGCGCAAGCTGACCCTCGATCACCGGGCTGCTCCCGCGATCGGGCGGATCATGCTCGACCTCATCGGCGACCTCGACATCGTCGCCGTCGGCGGGCTCACGCTCGGCGCCGACCCGATCGCGAACTCGGTGCTGCACGCCTCGGTCGCCGCCGACCGCCCCCTCGACGCGTTCGTCGTGCGCAAGGAGCCGAAGGACCACGGCCGCGGCCGTCAGATCGAGGGTGCCGACGTCAAGGGCAAGCGCGTCGTCGTGCTGGAGGACACATCCACCACCGGGCAGTCCGCCCTCAAGGCCGTCGAGGCCCTCCGTCGCGAAGGTGCCGAGATCGTCGCCGTCGCCGTCATCGTCGACCGCAAGACCGGTGCCCAGGCCGCGATCGAAGCCGAGGGCCTCGAGTGGCGTGCCGCCTTCGACCTCGACGACCTCGGACTCGACCCGCAGTGA
- a CDS encoding MurR/RpiR family transcriptional regulator has translation MPHHAALDDAGGHPVLVRMRAIRPELRPSEQRIADLFLASPAETAGLSIAELAQRCDTSTTSVVRFCKRLGYDHVRELRNHVLRDVERETFDTAALPDVSGDIDRNDTLADIVAKVSLAETLSLADTAKVLDTDALRATVDAINSTSRVDIFGVGASSIVGLDLQRKLTRIGRTALDWSDPHAAWTSAATLGPGNVAIAVSHSGATTDTIEFLLLARRAGATTIAITNHAGAPLADQADIVLTTAARETGFRSGALGSRIAQLMVVDCIFIGVAQSNYDRSMEALRDTYAAVHRVRAGGA, from the coding sequence ATGCCCCATCACGCCGCCCTCGACGACGCCGGCGGGCACCCTGTTCTCGTGCGCATGCGCGCGATCCGCCCCGAGCTGCGCCCCAGCGAGCAGCGGATCGCCGATCTCTTCCTCGCGAGCCCCGCCGAGACGGCAGGGCTGTCCATCGCCGAACTGGCGCAGCGGTGCGACACCTCGACCACCTCCGTCGTGCGATTCTGCAAGCGGCTCGGCTACGACCACGTGCGCGAGCTGCGCAACCACGTCCTGCGCGACGTGGAGCGCGAGACCTTCGACACCGCGGCCCTCCCCGACGTCTCCGGCGACATCGACCGCAACGACACCCTCGCCGACATCGTCGCGAAGGTGTCGCTCGCCGAGACCCTGTCGCTGGCCGACACCGCCAAGGTGCTCGACACCGACGCGCTGCGCGCGACCGTCGACGCGATCAACTCCACGTCGAGGGTCGACATCTTCGGCGTCGGCGCGAGCTCGATCGTCGGGCTCGACCTGCAGCGCAAGCTCACCCGCATCGGCCGGACCGCCCTGGACTGGTCCGATCCGCATGCCGCGTGGACGTCCGCGGCCACCCTCGGACCCGGCAACGTCGCCATCGCGGTCTCGCACAGCGGCGCGACGACCGACACGATCGAGTTCCTCCTGCTGGCCCGCCGCGCGGGAGCCACCACGATCGCGATCACCAACCACGCCGGAGCTCCGCTCGCCGACCAGGCCGACATCGTGCTCACCACGGCAGCCAGGGAGACCGGGTTCCGCTCGGGGGCTCTCGGCAGCCGGATCGCCCAGCTCATGGTCGTCGACTGCATCTTCATCGGCGTCGCCCAGTCGAACTACGACCGCTCGATGGAGGCGCTGCGCGACACCTACGCCGCCGTGCACCGCGTCAGAGCGGGCGGCGCGTGA
- a CDS encoding ROK family protein: protein MTRYALAVDVGGTKMEAALVGEDGALVAGSRSRQATGRQATFESLTAAVQAIVAHALAALPDGAEVVGAGAGSAGPIDRVAGAIMPVNMPLARGFGLAAAVREAASAGVGREVPTVLGHDGGALALAESWLGATQDAGASLSIVVSTGVGGGFVVNGAYIPGATGNAGHLGQVRREGGLTLEEIASGPASAAWAQQQGWNGATGEDLARDAAAGVAVARAAIERSAKAVGEALADAATLVDLDTVAIGGGFSRVSDDYIDLVQQALTASAAHEYSRRARVVRSGLGDEGPLIGAAALVLR from the coding sequence GTGACTCGCTATGCCCTGGCCGTCGATGTGGGCGGCACGAAGATGGAGGCCGCGCTCGTCGGCGAAGACGGCGCGCTCGTCGCGGGCAGCCGCAGCAGGCAGGCGACCGGCCGTCAGGCGACCTTCGAGTCGCTGACCGCCGCCGTGCAGGCGATCGTCGCTCACGCGCTCGCCGCCCTGCCCGACGGTGCCGAGGTCGTCGGCGCCGGAGCGGGAAGCGCCGGACCCATCGACCGTGTCGCAGGCGCGATCATGCCCGTGAACATGCCTCTGGCGCGGGGTTTCGGCCTGGCCGCGGCAGTGCGCGAGGCGGCGTCCGCCGGCGTGGGGCGCGAGGTGCCGACCGTGCTCGGGCACGACGGCGGAGCCCTCGCGCTCGCCGAATCGTGGCTCGGTGCCACGCAGGATGCCGGTGCGTCCCTGTCGATCGTCGTGTCGACGGGTGTCGGCGGCGGGTTTGTCGTGAACGGCGCCTACATCCCCGGTGCCACCGGCAATGCCGGCCATCTGGGCCAGGTGCGCCGCGAGGGCGGGCTGACGCTCGAGGAGATCGCCTCCGGCCCCGCGAGCGCGGCCTGGGCGCAGCAGCAGGGCTGGAACGGCGCGACCGGCGAGGATCTCGCCCGGGATGCTGCAGCGGGCGTCGCCGTCGCGCGCGCTGCGATCGAGCGCTCGGCGAAGGCCGTCGGCGAGGCGCTGGCGGATGCCGCGACCCTCGTCGACCTCGACACGGTCGCCATCGGCGGGGGGTTCTCCCGCGTCTCCGACGACTACATCGACCTCGTGCAGCAGGCGCTCACCGCGAGCGCCGCCCACGAGTACTCCCGTCGTGCGCGCGTCGTGCGCTCCGGTCTGGGCGATGAAGGTCCGCTGATCGGCGCTGCGGCCCTCGTGCTGCGCTAG
- a CDS encoding ABC transporter substrate-binding protein, which yields MSTARRASLGALTATGAILALVMTGCSAPASDPSPSEGTAGGDLVIGVTSDPDTLFPWKATQFQAVNVLQNLYGTLTEFDEELNVVPGLAESWDVSEDGLTVTLKLREGVTFADGSTFGSEDVKYSLDAIALEATAAVARSSLASVTAVEATDESTVTLTLSAPDAALPANLAVINMAMLSSDDTEEALNTTPNGTGPFVLEDRSPSQSLTLAKNDDYWGDTALLDTVEFRVIPDESSIVSAMQSGNVQLAVFDDPLVAQTAEGANVEVATTPQLSYHALQLNATRGDLADVNVRLAIQCAIDRQEVLDTAALGEGEVTGPITSPAYKSDPDARPCPERDLDKAAEYLKKAGKEDGVTINAIVSQGEYATSVNEAQNLKAQLADADITLEIEVLESGAFVDRWIAADFDAAVALNGGRPDPDGMYGRYFTSTGNLNKVAGYSSPELDALFAEGRQTADADERKDIYAQVSENLEDNAAWIWLFTSYTYTATASSVDGFVPMVNGSLQYLRTTSIK from the coding sequence ATGAGCACAGCACGGCGGGCGTCACTGGGCGCTCTCACCGCGACGGGCGCCATCTTGGCCCTCGTCATGACCGGGTGCTCCGCCCCGGCATCCGATCCGTCCCCCTCGGAGGGCACCGCAGGCGGCGATCTCGTCATCGGCGTCACCAGCGACCCCGACACCCTGTTCCCCTGGAAGGCCACGCAGTTCCAGGCCGTCAACGTCCTGCAGAACCTCTACGGCACCCTCACCGAGTTCGACGAGGAGCTCAACGTCGTCCCCGGGCTGGCCGAGTCCTGGGACGTCTCGGAGGACGGGCTCACCGTCACCCTCAAGCTGCGCGAGGGCGTGACCTTCGCGGATGGCAGCACGTTCGGATCCGAGGACGTCAAGTACTCGCTCGACGCGATCGCCCTCGAGGCCACCGCCGCCGTCGCACGCAGCTCGCTCGCGTCGGTCACGGCCGTCGAGGCGACCGACGAGTCGACCGTGACGCTCACGCTGAGCGCCCCCGACGCCGCGCTTCCCGCCAACCTCGCCGTGATCAACATGGCGATGCTCTCCTCGGACGACACCGAGGAGGCGCTGAACACCACGCCGAACGGCACCGGACCCTTCGTCCTCGAGGACCGTTCGCCGAGCCAGTCGCTCACGCTCGCGAAGAACGACGACTACTGGGGCGACACCGCGCTGCTCGACACGGTCGAGTTCCGCGTCATCCCCGACGAGTCCTCGATCGTCTCGGCGATGCAGTCCGGCAACGTCCAGCTCGCCGTGTTCGACGACCCGCTGGTCGCCCAGACCGCCGAGGGCGCGAACGTCGAGGTCGCGACCACCCCGCAGCTCAGCTACCACGCCCTGCAGCTGAACGCGACGCGCGGCGACCTCGCCGACGTCAACGTGCGTCTCGCCATCCAGTGCGCGATCGACCGTCAGGAAGTCCTCGACACCGCCGCCCTCGGCGAGGGAGAGGTCACGGGGCCGATCACGTCGCCGGCGTACAAGTCCGACCCCGACGCGCGCCCCTGCCCGGAGCGCGACCTCGACAAGGCGGCCGAGTACCTGAAGAAGGCGGGCAAGGAGGACGGCGTCACGATCAACGCGATCGTCTCGCAGGGCGAGTACGCCACCTCGGTGAACGAGGCCCAGAACCTCAAGGCCCAGCTCGCCGACGCCGACATCACCCTCGAGATCGAGGTGCTCGAGTCCGGTGCGTTCGTCGACCGCTGGATCGCCGCGGACTTCGATGCCGCGGTCGCCCTCAACGGCGGACGCCCCGACCCCGACGGCATGTACGGCCGGTACTTCACCAGCACCGGAAACCTGAACAAGGTCGCCGGGTACTCCTCGCCCGAGCTCGACGCGCTGTTCGCCGAGGGCCGTCAGACGGCGGATGCCGATGAGCGCAAGGACATCTACGCGCAGGTCTCCGAGAACCTCGAGGACAACGCCGCGTGGATCTGGCTGTTCACCAGCTACACCTACACCGCGACGGCGTCGTCCGTCGACGGTTTCGTTCCGATGGTGAACGGCTCGCTCCAGTACCTGCGGACGACCTCCATCAAGTAG
- a CDS encoding MFS transporter produces MTSSRNRTGLFAAFASLGVTAAFIPAVLPSAERMLSAELSAAVPALFAGLLVGVLLSGPLLVRRPARVTLILGSALQAVALVAAAWAGDPALFIAAAALAGLGFGLVEAAGSVAAKAAATGSATGLLSALMGTVAVCAALTPLAVAAGAAAMPVLSILAVVPLGTIALLAGGHEPSASASDAPARREVRALLPLLPFAIALPLYVGVETVLSGWSAVIPARALTLDPAAAALGTSAFWALMAVGRFGAAGLRRRAVSPSAILAVGTIGAACLMTAAGLLVNDAPAGALVALAASVVLLAPSYGLILGLALDRLDAARSAAVTGTLVACGAVGGTFVPSLVLLIGRDPASSTTLIVSAALCAVVPVLVLIAARARQRTSTTN; encoded by the coding sequence GTGACGAGCAGCCGCAACCGCACAGGGCTCTTCGCCGCCTTCGCGAGCCTCGGCGTGACCGCGGCGTTCATCCCCGCGGTGCTGCCGTCGGCGGAGCGGATGCTGTCGGCCGAGCTCAGCGCAGCCGTGCCGGCGCTGTTCGCCGGGCTCCTCGTCGGCGTGCTGCTCTCCGGACCGCTGCTCGTGCGGCGTCCCGCGCGAGTGACGCTGATCCTCGGCAGCGCGCTCCAGGCGGTCGCGCTCGTCGCCGCCGCATGGGCGGGCGACCCTGCACTCTTCATCGCCGCAGCCGCGCTGGCAGGACTCGGGTTCGGGCTCGTCGAGGCCGCGGGCTCCGTCGCCGCCAAGGCCGCGGCGACCGGCAGCGCGACCGGGCTGCTCAGCGCGCTCATGGGCACCGTGGCCGTCTGCGCCGCGCTCACGCCGCTCGCCGTGGCCGCCGGAGCTGCGGCGATGCCGGTGCTCAGCATCCTCGCCGTCGTCCCCCTCGGAACCATCGCCCTGCTCGCGGGAGGGCACGAGCCGTCGGCATCCGCGTCCGATGCGCCTGCGCGACGCGAGGTGCGGGCGCTGCTCCCGCTTCTGCCGTTCGCGATCGCCCTACCGCTGTACGTCGGCGTCGAGACCGTGCTGTCCGGATGGTCGGCGGTCATCCCGGCGCGAGCACTCACCCTCGACCCTGCCGCCGCAGCCCTCGGGACCTCCGCCTTCTGGGCGCTGATGGCCGTCGGCCGGTTCGGGGCCGCCGGGCTCCGACGCCGCGCGGTGTCGCCGAGCGCGATCCTCGCCGTCGGTACGATCGGCGCCGCCTGTCTGATGACTGCCGCGGGGCTGCTGGTGAACGATGCGCCCGCGGGCGCACTCGTCGCCCTCGCGGCATCCGTGGTCCTCCTGGCTCCGAGCTACGGCCTCATCCTCGGACTCGCACTCGACCGTCTCGACGCCGCGCGCAGCGCCGCCGTGACGGGCACCCTGGTGGCGTGCGGAGCCGTGGGCGGCACGTTCGTCCCGAGCCTCGTGCTGCTGATCGGCCGCGACCCGGCATCGAGCACGACGCTGATCGTCTCGGCCGCGCTGTGCGCCGTCGTGCCGGTGCTCGTGCTGATCGCGGCACGGGCGCGGCAGAGGACCTCCACGACGAACTGA